In Pseudomonas sp. R76, one genomic interval encodes:
- a CDS encoding ankyrin repeat domain-containing protein → MRISIGLLMAMLAFVAHAESPDPVALKAQLQDYYFDAARRGDIDMLNTFIESGYSLNTQDDKGYTALILAAYHGQGSFVERLLNAGADACVQDKRGNTALMGAIFKGELKIAQRLLATDCNPDQRNGAGQTAAMYAGLFKRVELLDELKAKGADLNAEDPIGNSASRLASGEIRTPAPR, encoded by the coding sequence ATGCGTATTTCGATTGGTTTATTGATGGCGATGCTGGCTTTTGTCGCCCATGCCGAGTCGCCTGACCCGGTCGCGCTCAAGGCGCAATTGCAGGACTACTACTTCGACGCCGCCCGCCGTGGCGATATCGACATGCTCAACACCTTCATCGAATCCGGCTACAGCCTCAACACTCAGGACGACAAGGGCTACACCGCGCTGATCCTCGCCGCCTATCACGGCCAGGGCTCTTTTGTGGAGCGCTTGCTCAACGCCGGCGCCGACGCCTGTGTGCAGGACAAACGCGGCAACACCGCGCTGATGGGCGCGATCTTCAAGGGTGAACTGAAAATTGCCCAGCGCCTGCTCGCCACCGACTGCAACCCCGACCAGCGCAACGGCGCCGGGCAGACGGCGGCCATGTACGCCGGGCTGTTCAAACGTGTCGAACTGCTCGATGAACTCAAAGCCAAAGGCGCCGACCTCAACGCCGAAGACCCAATCGGCAACAGCGCTTCACGATTGGCCAGTGGTGAAATTCGGACCCCGGCACCGCGCTGA
- the katB gene encoding catalase KatB translates to MNNPMKRGPVLARHALMLASASLLSLSVHAANLTRDNGAAVGDNQNSQTAGANGPVLLQDVQLIQKLQRFDRERIPERVVHARGTGAHGTFTVTDNLSDLTKAKVFAAGEATPVFVRFSAVVHGNHSPETLRDPRGFATKFYTAEGNWDLVGNNFPTFFIRDAIKFPDMVHAFKPDPRTNLDDDSRRFDFFSHVPESTRTLTELYSDSGTPASYREMDGNGVHAYKLINAKGEVHYVKFHWKSLQGIKNLDPKQVTDVQGRDYSHMTNDLVTHINKGDFPKWDLYVQVLKPEDLAKFDFDPLDATKIWPNVPERKVGQMVLNRNPANVFQETEQVAMAPANLVPGIEPSEDRLLQGRVFSYADTQMYRLGPNALQLPINAPRVTVNNGNQDGAMNSGKTTTGVNYQPSRLLPREEPQTARYSQSALSGSTQQAKIQREQNFKQAGDLYRSYSKKERQDLIENFGGSLATTDDESKHIILSFLYKADPEYGTGVTKVAKGDLARVKALADKLTD, encoded by the coding sequence ATGAACAATCCAATGAAGCGCGGCCCGGTTCTCGCGCGACATGCGCTGATGCTCGCAAGCGCCAGCCTGCTGTCGCTCTCCGTACACGCCGCCAACCTCACGCGCGATAACGGTGCCGCAGTGGGCGACAACCAGAACTCGCAAACCGCCGGTGCCAACGGCCCGGTGCTGCTGCAAGACGTGCAACTGATTCAAAAATTGCAGCGTTTTGACCGTGAACGCATCCCCGAGCGCGTGGTGCACGCCCGTGGCACCGGCGCCCACGGCACCTTCACCGTCACCGACAACCTCAGCGACCTGACCAAAGCCAAAGTGTTCGCGGCCGGTGAGGCCACGCCGGTGTTTGTGCGTTTCTCCGCCGTGGTCCACGGCAACCATTCCCCGGAAACCCTGCGCGACCCACGCGGCTTTGCCACCAAGTTCTATACCGCTGAAGGTAACTGGGACTTGGTCGGCAATAACTTCCCGACGTTCTTTATTCGCGATGCGATCAAGTTCCCGGACATGGTCCACGCGTTCAAGCCCGACCCGCGCACTAACCTGGACGACGATTCCCGCCGTTTCGATTTCTTCTCCCATGTGCCCGAGTCCACCCGCACGCTGACCGAGCTGTATTCCGACTCCGGCACCCCGGCCAGTTACCGTGAAATGGACGGCAACGGCGTACATGCCTACAAGTTGATTAACGCCAAGGGCGAAGTGCACTACGTCAAGTTCCACTGGAAGAGCCTGCAAGGCATCAAGAACCTCGACCCCAAACAAGTCACCGACGTGCAAGGGCGCGACTACAGCCATATGACCAACGACTTGGTCACCCATATCAATAAAGGCGACTTCCCCAAGTGGGACTTGTACGTGCAAGTCCTTAAACCTGAAGACTTGGCAAAGTTTGACTTCGACCCATTGGACGCCACCAAAATCTGGCCGAATGTGCCGGAACGCAAAGTTGGCCAGATGGTGCTGAACCGCAACCCGGCGAATGTCTTCCAGGAAACCGAGCAAGTGGCCATGGCCCCGGCCAACCTCGTGCCGGGCATCGAGCCGTCGGAAGATCGCCTGCTGCAAGGCCGAGTGTTCTCCTACGCCGACACACAGATGTACCGCCTTGGGCCGAATGCCCTGCAACTGCCGATCAACGCTCCACGGGTGACCGTCAACAACGGTAACCAGGACGGTGCGATGAACTCAGGCAAAACCACCACCGGCGTGAACTACCAGCCAAGCCGCCTGCTGCCACGCGAAGAGCCGCAAACCGCACGCTACAGCCAGTCGGCGCTGTCGGGCAGCACCCAGCAAGCGAAGATCCAGCGTGAGCAGAACTTCAAGCAAGCCGGTGATTTGTATCGTTCCTACAGCAAGAAAGAGCGCCAGGACTTGATCGAAAACTTCGGCGGCTCGCTGGCGACGACTGACGATGAGAGCAAGCACATCATCCTGTCGTTCCTCTACAAGGCGGACCCTGAATACGGCACTGGCGTGACCAAAGTCGCCAAAGGTGACCTGGCGCGCGTGAAAGCGCTGGCAGACAAACTGACCGACTGA
- the mscL gene encoding large-conductance mechanosensitive channel protein MscL yields MGVISEFKAFAVKGNVVDMAVGIIIGAAFGKIVSSFVGDVVMPPIGLLIGGVDFGDLAITLKAAQGNVPAVVLAYGKFIQSVIDFVIVAFAIFMGVKAINRLKREEAVAPSLPPTPSKEEVLLGEIRDLLKAQNDKPL; encoded by the coding sequence ATGGGCGTGATCAGTGAGTTCAAGGCCTTCGCGGTCAAAGGCAATGTGGTCGACATGGCCGTCGGTATCATCATCGGCGCCGCTTTCGGCAAAATTGTTTCCTCGTTTGTGGGCGACGTGGTGATGCCGCCTATCGGTCTGCTGATCGGTGGCGTGGATTTCGGGGACTTGGCGATAACGCTCAAAGCCGCGCAGGGTAACGTGCCCGCCGTGGTGCTGGCGTACGGCAAGTTCATCCAGAGCGTGATCGACTTCGTGATCGTGGCCTTTGCAATCTTCATGGGCGTGAAGGCGATCAACCGCCTGAAGCGCGAAGAGGCTGTGGCCCCCAGCTTGCCGCCAACGCCAAGCAAGGAAGAAGTGTTACTGGGTGAGATCCGCGATCTGCTCAAGGCACAGAACGACAAGCCGCTTTAA
- a CDS encoding ferredoxin--NADP reductase — translation MTASAEKFTRQTLLDVQSLTPSLFTLRTTRDPGFRFTAGQFVRLGVAKADGSTVWRAYSIVSSPFDEHLDFFSIVVPGGEFTSELSRLQVGDTLLVERQATGFLTLNRFVDGRDLWLLGTGTGVAPFLSILQDFEVWEKFERIVLVYSAREAQELAYQALIKELGEREYLAEHAHKLVYIPTVTREQHPGALNGRITTLIENGELERAAGVELTPEHSRVLICGNPQMVDDTRQLLKQRDMQLSLSRRPGQVAVENYW, via the coding sequence ATGACGGCCAGTGCTGAGAAATTTACCCGCCAGACCTTGCTCGACGTGCAATCGCTGACCCCCAGCCTGTTTACCTTGCGCACCACGCGCGACCCGGGTTTTCGGTTTACGGCAGGCCAGTTCGTGCGTTTGGGCGTCGCCAAGGCGGATGGCAGCACCGTATGGCGTGCCTATTCCATCGTGTCTTCGCCGTTTGACGAGCACCTCGACTTCTTTTCCATCGTTGTACCGGGCGGCGAATTCACCAGTGAGCTGAGTCGCCTGCAGGTGGGCGATACGCTGCTGGTGGAGCGTCAGGCCACGGGCTTCCTGACACTCAACCGCTTTGTCGACGGACGTGATTTGTGGTTGCTCGGCACCGGGACGGGCGTGGCGCCATTCCTGTCGATCCTGCAGGACTTTGAGGTGTGGGAAAAATTCGAGCGCATTGTGCTGGTGTACAGCGCTCGGGAGGCCCAGGAGCTGGCGTATCAGGCGCTGATCAAGGAACTGGGCGAGCGTGAGTACCTGGCCGAGCACGCTCACAAGCTCGTCTACATTCCTACCGTGACCCGTGAGCAGCACCCGGGGGCGCTGAATGGGCGTATTACCACCCTTATCGAGAATGGCGAGTTGGAGCGTGCTGCCGGCGTTGAACTGACCCCGGAACACTCCCGCGTACTGATTTGCGGCAACCCGCAGATGGTCGATGACACCCGCCAACTGCTCAAACAACGCGACATGCAACTGAGCCTGAGCCGCCGTCCTGGCCAGGTGGCAGTGGAAAACTACTGGTAA
- a CDS encoding helix-turn-helix transcriptional regulator, with protein MVNWRNTRLPKLEGENKITTVYDMVINHTYQLGFEYCSFTMSSQQSNHQTKPINLNNYPNEWNTLYNQAHFFDVDPVVAHCKRSVLPIVWEQKTFNASPDLWALAQSFGVHLGWTQAVHDFQGVFSMLTLGRSTGKVTPEELYEKAGQVLWLCHAMHAVVAHKYADKPGITPPCKLTPRETDILRWSAMGKTASDIATILCLSERTVGFHISSCLRKLGVNNKIAAVLCASKAWLF; from the coding sequence ATGGTTAACTGGCGCAATACAAGACTCCCCAAACTGGAGGGTGAGAACAAGATCACCACTGTTTATGACATGGTCATCAATCACACCTACCAGCTAGGGTTTGAATACTGTTCTTTCACAATGAGCTCACAACAATCCAACCATCAGACGAAACCGATCAATTTAAATAACTATCCGAATGAATGGAACACACTTTATAACCAAGCGCACTTTTTTGATGTAGACCCTGTCGTTGCTCACTGCAAACGTAGCGTGCTGCCGATTGTGTGGGAGCAGAAGACCTTCAACGCCTCACCGGATTTATGGGCGTTGGCCCAATCGTTTGGCGTGCACTTGGGCTGGACCCAGGCAGTGCATGACTTCCAAGGCGTGTTCAGCATGCTGACCCTGGGTCGAAGTACCGGCAAAGTCACCCCCGAAGAACTTTACGAGAAAGCCGGCCAGGTACTGTGGCTCTGCCATGCGATGCACGCAGTGGTAGCCCATAAATATGCCGACAAACCGGGCATCACGCCCCCTTGCAAGCTGACGCCACGGGAAACGGATATCCTCAGATGGTCAGCCATGGGCAAGACTGCATCAGACATCGCCACGATCCTGTGCTTGTCAGAGCGTACCGTGGGCTTTCATATCAGCAGTTGCCTCAGGAAACTGGGCGTCAATAACAAGATCGCCGCCGTACTCTGTGCCTCGAAAGCCTGGTTGTTTTAG
- a CDS encoding methyltransferase gives MPLLDSPFAQLDLIRQPEQHNDPLQAFDAADEYLLSYLAEQQPGAATRVLVLNDSFGALAASLEGQVQLTSSGDSFLAALGLEKNLVRNGKAFDAVTFVPASQVPVGPFDRVLIRVPKTLALLEEQLIRLQGQLAPGAEVVASAMIKHLPRAAGELLERYIGQMHASLAVKKARLLIATAEARPNAVSPYPTRYSLDTPSIELLNHANVFCREGLDIGTRAFLPHLPKNLGSARVADLGCGNGVLAIASALQNPDAQYTLVDESYMAVQSALENWQAALGARDVTVRADDGLAGQEPDSLDVVLCNPPFHQQQVVGDFLAWRMFQQARSSLVVGGALYIVGNRHLGYHTKLARLFRGVEQVATTPKFVILKARK, from the coding sequence ATGCCCCTGCTTGACAGCCCCTTCGCCCAGCTCGACCTGATTCGCCAGCCTGAGCAACACAATGATCCGCTGCAGGCCTTCGACGCCGCCGACGAGTACCTGCTCAGCTATCTGGCCGAGCAGCAGCCCGGCGCTGCAACCCGTGTGCTGGTGCTCAATGACAGTTTCGGCGCTTTGGCGGCCAGCCTGGAAGGCCAGGTGCAGCTCACGTCCAGCGGCGATTCGTTTCTCGCAGCCCTTGGCCTTGAGAAAAACCTGGTGCGCAACGGCAAGGCATTTGACGCGGTGACGTTTGTGCCTGCCAGCCAGGTGCCAGTCGGGCCGTTCGACCGCGTGCTGATCCGCGTGCCCAAAACCCTGGCGCTGCTCGAAGAGCAATTGATCCGTCTGCAAGGGCAATTGGCACCGGGCGCCGAAGTGGTCGCCTCGGCAATGATCAAGCACTTGCCACGGGCCGCAGGCGAATTGCTGGAGCGTTACATCGGGCAGATGCACGCCTCTCTCGCGGTAAAAAAAGCGCGGCTGCTGATCGCGACCGCAGAGGCTCGCCCTAACGCCGTGTCGCCCTATCCCACCCGTTACAGCCTGGACACACCGAGCATCGAACTGCTCAACCACGCCAATGTATTCTGCCGCGAAGGCCTGGACATCGGCACCCGCGCCTTCCTCCCACACCTGCCGAAAAACCTCGGCAGCGCCCGCGTGGCGGACCTGGGCTGTGGCAACGGCGTATTGGCGATCGCCAGCGCGCTGCAAAACCCCGACGCGCAGTACACCTTGGTGGATGAGTCCTACATGGCCGTGCAGTCTGCGCTCGAGAACTGGCAGGCGGCTCTGGGTGCACGCGATGTGACGGTGCGCGCCGACGATGGCCTGGCCGGCCAGGAGCCAGACTCCCTGGACGTGGTGCTATGCAATCCACCCTTCCACCAACAGCAGGTAGTGGGCGATTTCCTCGCCTGGCGCATGTTCCAGCAAGCGCGATCATCACTGGTGGTTGGCGGCGCTCTTTATATAGTTGGCAACCGTCACTTGGGTTATCACACCAAACTGGCGCGGTTATTCCGTGGCGTCGAGCAAGTCGCTACCACACCAAAATTCGTGATCCTCAAAGCGCGCAAATAA
- a CDS encoding DUF2474 domain-containing protein, with product MSGKPSLQEIEQAEKQPLWRRLGWLAMIWTGSVLALFVVASLMRMFMNAAGLTTH from the coding sequence ATGTCCGGCAAACCGTCGTTGCAAGAGATCGAACAGGCCGAGAAACAGCCGCTGTGGCGGCGCCTGGGGTGGTTGGCGATGATCTGGACTGGCAGTGTGCTGGCGCTGTTCGTCGTCGCCAGCCTGATGCGTATGTTCATGAACGCGGCCGGCCTGACGACCCACTGA
- the cydB gene encoding cytochrome d ubiquinol oxidase subunit II, which translates to MGIDLPLIWAVIIIFGIMMYVVMDGFDLGIGILFPFIPGKVDRDVMMNTVAPVWDGNETWLVLGGAALFGAFPLAYSVVLSALYLPLILMLIGLIFRGVAFEFRFKAKDDKRHLWDKAFIGGSIAATFFQGVALGAFIDGIPVVDRQFAGGSLDWLTPFTMFCGVALVIAYALLGCTWLIMKTEGKLQEQMHNLARPLAFVVLAVIGIVSLWTPLAHPEIASRWFTLPNLFWFLPVPILVLVTMYGLIRAVARNAHYTPFLLTLVLIFLGYSGLGISLWPNIIPPPVSIWDAAAPPQSQGFMLVGTLFIIPFILGYTFWSYYVFRGKVTHEDGYH; encoded by the coding sequence ATGGGTATTGATCTTCCGCTGATCTGGGCCGTGATCATCATCTTCGGCATCATGATGTACGTGGTCATGGACGGTTTTGACCTGGGTATCGGCATCCTCTTCCCGTTCATTCCGGGAAAAGTCGACCGTGACGTGATGATGAACACGGTCGCCCCGGTCTGGGACGGTAACGAAACCTGGCTGGTACTCGGTGGCGCGGCGCTGTTCGGCGCGTTCCCGCTGGCCTATTCGGTGGTGTTGTCGGCGTTGTACTTGCCGCTGATCCTGATGCTGATCGGGCTGATCTTCCGGGGCGTGGCCTTCGAGTTCCGCTTCAAGGCCAAGGACGACAAGCGTCACCTGTGGGACAAGGCGTTTATCGGCGGCTCGATTGCGGCGACGTTCTTCCAGGGCGTGGCGCTGGGGGCGTTTATCGACGGCATCCCGGTGGTCGACCGTCAGTTTGCCGGTGGTTCGCTGGACTGGCTCACGCCGTTCACGATGTTCTGCGGCGTTGCCTTGGTCATCGCCTATGCCTTGCTCGGCTGCACCTGGCTCATCATGAAGACCGAAGGCAAGTTGCAGGAGCAAATGCACAACCTGGCGCGGCCATTGGCGTTCGTGGTGTTGGCGGTGATCGGCATCGTCAGCCTGTGGACGCCACTGGCGCACCCGGAAATCGCTTCGCGCTGGTTTACTCTACCGAACCTGTTCTGGTTCCTGCCGGTGCCGATCCTGGTGCTGGTGACCATGTACGGTCTGATCCGCGCCGTGGCGCGCAATGCGCACTACACACCGTTTTTGCTGACGCTGGTGCTGATCTTCCTCGGCTACAGCGGCTTGGGCATCAGCCTGTGGCCGAACATCATTCCGCCGCCAGTCTCGATCTGGGACGCCGCCGCGCCGCCTCAGAGCCAGGGCTTCATGCTGGTGGGCACGCTGTTCATCATCCCGTTCATCCTGGGCTACACCTTCTGGAGCTACTACGTGTTCCGCGGCAAGGTCACCCACGAAGACGGCTATCACTAG
- a CDS encoding cytochrome ubiquinol oxidase subunit I: protein MFGLEALDLARIQFAFTISFHILFPAITIGLASYLAVLEGLWLKTHNDTYRDLYHFWSKIFAVNFGMGVVSGLVMAYQFGTNWSRFSDFAGAVTGPLLTYEVLTAFFLEAGFLGVMLFGWNKVGRKLHFFATVMVAVGTLISTFWILASNSWMQTPQGFEIIDGRVIPTDWLAVIFNPSFPYRLMHMATAAFVATAFFVGSSAAWHLLRGKDNPAIRTMLSMAMWMALIVAPIQAVIGDFHGLNTLKHQPAKIAAIEGHWENIGNEPTPLILFGWPDMKAEKTKYAVEIPYLGSLILTHSLDKQVPALKDFPPEDRPNSTIVFWSFRVMVGLGFLMIFTGLFSLWLRRGDKMYTSKPFLYLALWMGPSGLIAILAGWFTTEIGRQPWVVYGLMRTADASSGHSLAQMTITLVLFVVVYFALFGAGLGYMMRLVRKGPQTHEGSEPTHGGPGQKRTPARPLSAADDGSDDDHDHAHIQHKGN from the coding sequence ATGTTCGGTTTGGAGGCGCTAGATCTCGCCCGAATTCAATTCGCGTTCACCATCTCATTCCACATCCTGTTCCCGGCGATCACCATCGGCCTGGCCAGTTACCTTGCGGTGCTGGAAGGCTTGTGGCTCAAGACCCATAACGACACCTACCGTGACCTCTACCATTTCTGGTCGAAGATCTTTGCCGTCAACTTCGGCATGGGTGTGGTCTCGGGGTTGGTCATGGCCTACCAGTTCGGCACCAACTGGAGCCGTTTCTCGGACTTCGCCGGCGCGGTGACCGGGCCATTGCTGACCTATGAGGTGCTGACGGCCTTCTTCCTTGAGGCCGGGTTCCTGGGGGTGATGCTGTTCGGCTGGAACAAGGTCGGGCGCAAATTGCACTTCTTTGCCACGGTGATGGTGGCCGTGGGTACGTTGATCTCGACCTTCTGGATTCTCGCGTCCAACAGCTGGATGCAGACGCCGCAAGGCTTTGAAATCATCGACGGTCGCGTAATTCCGACCGACTGGCTGGCGGTAATCTTCAACCCGTCGTTCCCCTACCGCCTGATGCACATGGCCACGGCGGCCTTTGTGGCCACCGCGTTCTTCGTCGGCTCTTCGGCGGCCTGGCACTTGCTGCGCGGCAAGGACAACCCGGCGATCCGCACCATGCTGTCGATGGCGATGTGGATGGCCCTGATCGTGGCGCCTATCCAGGCGGTGATCGGTGACTTCCACGGCCTCAACACGCTCAAGCATCAACCGGCGAAAATCGCCGCGATTGAAGGCCACTGGGAAAATATCGGCAACGAGCCGACGCCGCTGATCCTGTTCGGTTGGCCCGACATGAAGGCCGAGAAAACCAAATACGCGGTCGAGATTCCGTACCTCGGCAGCCTGATCCTGACGCACTCGCTGGATAAACAGGTGCCGGCGCTCAAGGATTTCCCGCCTGAAGACCGCCCCAACTCGACCATCGTGTTCTGGTCGTTCCGGGTCATGGTCGGCCTGGGTTTCCTGATGATCTTCACCGGCCTGTTCAGCCTCTGGCTGCGCCGGGGCGACAAGATGTACACGTCCAAGCCGTTCCTGTACCTGGCGCTGTGGATGGGCCCGTCCGGCCTGATCGCGATTCTCGCCGGTTGGTTCACTACCGAAATCGGCCGCCAGCCGTGGGTGGTCTATGGGCTGATGCGCACGGCGGATGCATCGTCCGGGCATAGCCTGGCGCAGATGACGATTACGCTGGTGCTGTTCGTGGTGGTGTACTTCGCGCTGTTCGGCGCAGGGTTGGGCTACATGATGCGCCTGGTGCGCAAAGGGCCGCAGACCCACGAAGGCAGCGAGCCGACCCACGGTGGCCCTGGCCAGAAACGCACACCGGCGCGTCCGTTGTCTGCCGCCGATGATGGCAGCGATGACGACCACGACCACGCCCACATCCAGCACAAGGGGAATTGA
- a CDS encoding MFS transporter, whose amino-acid sequence MPTREPALLLRHHRPFIAFWLARIFTASGFQMLTVAIGWNLYQLTGNVLDLGLVGLVEFVPRVLFMLHTGHVADRYDRRKVAAICQTVQALIALSLAIGGLTGNVTREMIFILAFLLGAARSFEMPTTQALLPSIVPSALFPRAVASSQSAQQLATIVAPALGGLLYAFGSVWVYGPTVALYLIACVLTLNLPARQTPLNKAKATMDSLLAGIRFIRSRPDILGAISLDLFAVLLGGATALLPVFAKDILLTGAWGLGLLRSAPAVGALLMSLWLARFSVDRQVGRVMFTAVGVFGVATIAFGLSTSFWFSLAVLVVLGAADMISMVIRASFVQLETPDEMRGRVSAVNGLFIGASNQLGEFESGITAHWFGTVPAVVMGGIGTLVVTGVWIKLFPTLANRDRMHVPVEETKV is encoded by the coding sequence ATGCCTACCCGTGAACCTGCGTTGCTATTGCGTCACCATCGCCCTTTCATCGCGTTCTGGCTGGCACGAATCTTCACCGCCAGCGGCTTCCAGATGCTCACCGTGGCCATCGGCTGGAACCTCTACCAACTGACCGGTAACGTGCTGGACCTGGGTTTGGTCGGCCTTGTGGAATTCGTACCACGTGTACTGTTCATGCTGCACACCGGCCATGTGGCCGACCGCTATGACCGGCGCAAGGTCGCTGCGATCTGCCAGACCGTGCAGGCGCTGATCGCCTTATCCCTGGCCATCGGCGGCCTGACCGGCAATGTGACCCGCGAGATGATCTTCATCCTCGCCTTCCTGCTCGGCGCTGCGCGCTCGTTCGAGATGCCGACCACCCAGGCGCTGCTGCCGAGCATCGTGCCCAGCGCGCTGTTCCCGCGCGCCGTGGCATCGTCGCAATCGGCGCAGCAACTGGCGACCATCGTCGCGCCGGCCCTCGGCGGTTTGCTGTATGCGTTTGGCAGCGTGTGGGTGTATGGCCCGACAGTGGCGTTGTACCTGATCGCCTGCGTATTGACCCTCAACCTGCCCGCCCGCCAGACCCCATTGAATAAAGCCAAGGCCACCATGGACTCGTTGCTGGCCGGGATTCGCTTTATCCGCAGCCGCCCGGACATCCTCGGCGCCATCTCACTCGACCTGTTCGCCGTGCTGCTGGGCGGCGCGACCGCATTGCTGCCGGTGTTTGCCAAGGACATCCTGCTGACCGGCGCCTGGGGCCTGGGCCTGCTGCGCTCGGCACCCGCGGTGGGCGCCTTGTTGATGTCGCTGTGGCTGGCGCGGTTCTCGGTGGACCGGCAAGTCGGGCGGGTGATGTTTACGGCTGTCGGCGTGTTCGGCGTGGCGACTATTGCCTTTGGCCTGTCGACCTCGTTCTGGTTTTCGCTGGCGGTGCTGGTGGTGCTCGGCGCGGCGGACATGATCAGCATGGTGATCCGCGCCTCGTTCGTGCAGTTGGAGACGCCGGATGAAATGCGCGGCCGCGTGAGTGCGGTCAACGGCCTGTTTATCGGCGCTTCCAATCAACTCGGCGAATTTGAATCGGGGATTACCGCCCACTGGTTCGGCACTGTGCCTGCCGTTGTGATGGGCGGGATTGGCACGCTGGTGGTGACGGGGGTGTGGATAAAACTGTTCCCGACCCTGGCCAACCGCGACCGTATGCATGTGCCGGTGGAAGAGACAAAGGTCTAA